From Theileria annulata chromosome 1, complete sequence, *** SEQUENCING IN PROGRESS ***, one genomic window encodes:
- a CDS encoding ATPase, putative (SMART 2 AAA domains at aa 121-256, E()=5.62e-20; 418-568, E()=5.09e-09), with translation MKKKRNMNEDKVNSGLSMDLDEPIINLNNTLTNNYKLTNTNNKINGINHGNNFMNNGNNSVNNDKQSDLDEEMEYKFIPELNVKTKLKDVGGIDKIKGEIEDLVINPLKYPQLYKHLGVQPTKGVLLHGPPGSGKTKLAEAIAGEIGCPFFRVAATEIVTGMSGESENRLRSLFDQAKACAPSIIFLDELDSITPKRENTFREMEKRIVSQLGICMDSLQGHFVIVIGATNRQEYVDSMIRRNGRFDREISMGIPNQESRYDILQALSENIKISDDVDFEEIANLTPGFVGADLQAVLRESAIHSISRLFKSHNIDDTDMNDLMKNLYINREDFLIGINKVQPSSKREGFITIPDVTWSKIGALSFLKSELEKQIVFPIKYKKLYQRFGIGISAGILLYGPPGFTSFPAVYPLQGHLSTLSWCGKTLLAKAISNECNANFISIKGLTYLQLVTLIYVVCSMTEIYLGPEILNKYVGESEKAIRLIFQRAATSSPCIIFFDEVDSLCSIRNDSNQVYERIVNQLLTEMDGIQNREYVYIIAATNRPDIIDPAILRPGRLEKLFYVPLPNEDDRVDILLKLTSEVPIDPLVNFQIISQMTDGYLSLLLIYSIVSEGLSYIPEELIFTTYSLNNYLLAIFRDNSGDRFSGADLASLCREASIIAIDEIRLSLSESPVSDYKLSAPENSVVKMEHFQKALLKVKPSVKQQQIDFYHNFKLKYS, from the exons ATGAAGAAGAAAAGGAACATGAATGAGGATAAAGTAAATTCAGGGTTAAGTATGGATTTGGACGAACCAATTATTAATCTCAACAACACcttaacaaataattataaacttACCAATACCAATAATAAGATTAACGGTATAAATCATGGGAATAACTTCATGAATAACGGGAATAATTCTGTGAATAATGATAAACAAAGTGACTTGGATGAAGAAATGgagtataaatttataccaGAACTGAATGTGAAGACGAAATTAAAAGATGTCGGTGGAATAGATAAGATAAAGGGCGAAATTGAAGATTTAGTAATAAACCCTTTGAAATACCCGCAGTTATATAAACACTTGGGTGTACAACCAACTAAAGGAGTTTTATTACACGGACCACCCGGCTCTGGGAAAACTAAATTAGCAGAAGCAATTGCAG GAGAGATTGGATGTCCATTTTTTAGAGTTGCAGCTACTGAAATAGTTACTGGAATGTCAGGAGAGTCAGAAAATAGACTTCGAAGTCTATTTGATCAAGCCAAAGCATGCGCACCAAGCATTATTTTCCTCGATGAACTCGATTCAATTACCCCAAAAAGAGAAAATACCTTCAGAGAAATGGAAAAACGAATAGTTTCACAATTGGGGATTTGCATGGACTCATTACAAGGCCATTTCGTTATAG TGATTGGAGCGACGAATAGGCAAGAATATGTAGATTCCATGATTAGACGTAATGGCCGTTTTGATAGAGAAATATCAATGGGAATACCAAATCAAGAATCTAGATATGATATATTACAG GCATTATCTGAGAATATAAAGATTTCTGATGATGTTGATTTCGAGGAAATTGCCAACTTAACGCCGGGATTTGTCGGCGCTGATCTCCAAGCTGTTCTGAGAGAATCGGCAATCCATTCCATATCAAGATTGTTTAAATCCCACAACATCGACGATACT GACATGAATGATttaatgaagaatttgtatataaatagaGAAGATTTCTTGATTGGTATCAATAAGGTTCAGCCAAGTTCAAAGCGTGAGGGCTTTATCACCATTCCTGATGTTACTTGGTCGAAAATCGGTGCTCTTTCCTTCCTCAAATCCGAATTAGAAAAACAAATTGTTTTCCCAATCaagtataaaaaattatatcagCGTTTCGGTATTGGTATTTCTGCCGGTATTTTACTATACGGACCACCAGGTTT TACTAGTTTTCCAGCTGTTTATCCTTTACAGGGACATTTATCTACTCTCTCCT GGTGTGGTAAGACTTTATTGGCCAAAGCCATTTCCAATGAATGTAATGCCAATTTCATCTCAATTAAGGGTTTAACATATTTACAATTAGTTACACTTATATATGTAGTTTG CTCTATGActgaaatatatttagGGCCTGAgatattgaataaatatgttGGAGAGAGTGAGAAGGCGATtagattaatatttcagAGAGCTGCTACCAGCTCCCCCtgtattatattctttGACGAAGTTGATTCACTTTGTTCTATTAGAAATGATTCTAATCAAGTTTACGAACGTATTGTAAATCAATTATTGACTGAAATGGATGGAATACAG AATAGAGAAtatgtttatataatagCAGCTACTAATCGACCTGATATCATTGACCCCGCTATACTCAGACCAG GGCGGTTGGAGAAGTTATTTTATGTTCCATTACCCAATGAAGATGATCGGGTTGATATTTTACTTAAACTAACTTCTGAAGTTCCAATTGACCCTCTAGTTAACTTTCAAATTATCTCACAAATGACTGACGGGTATCTTTCTTTACTGcttatttattctattgTCTCCGAGGGATTAAGTTATATTCCTGAGGAACTAATTTTTACAACTTACTCA ttaaataattatctcCTTGCTATATTTCGAGATAATTCTGGTGATAGGTTCAGCGGAGCAGATTTGGCAAGTTTGTGTAGAGAAGCAAGCATAATAGCAATTGATGAAATAAGGCTGAGTCTTAGCGAGAGCCCAGTTTCCGACTACAAACTGAGTGCTCCAGAAAACTCAGTTGTGAAGATGGAACACTTCCAAAAGGCTCTACTCAAGGTTAAACCGTCGGTCAAACAACAGCAAATCGATTTCTATCATAATTTCAAActtaaatattcttaa
- a CDS encoding Fe/Mn superoxide dismutase (SOD), putative (Tap821d03.p1c.C.cand.8 - score = 12.68;~SMART pfam:sodfe (PF00081) at aa 1-93, E()=1.80e-39; pfam:sodfe_C (PF02777) at aa 97-206, E()=1.60e-36) produces MSFKLPPLPYGLKDLVPHLSEETLTYHYTKHHAGYVNKLNGLVNGTALENKSLEDIVCNNYLYVLDLLKTESGAVFNNAAQVWNHTFYWHSMSPSGGGEPRGTVRKLLDEKFGSFDNFKKEFSSVLVGHFGSGWGWLVLKSDGTPEVVQTHDAGNPLRYIYGICCSDNTGTPLLACDVWEHAYYVDYRNDRASYVNGTPCFHSFPQRIL; encoded by the exons ATGTCGTTTAAATTGCCGCCATTGCCTTATGGGCTCAAGGATCTTGTACCTCACCTAAGTGAAGAAACTTTGACGTATCACTACACCAAACATCACGCTGGTTACGTTAATAAACTCAATG GATTGGTTAACGGTACAGCGTTAGAAAACAAATCACTTGAAG ATATAGTTTGTAATAACTATTTATATGTGTTAGATTTATTGAAAACTGAGTCTGGAGCTGTTTTTAACAACGCTGCTCAAGTTTGGAATCACACCTTTTATTGGCATTCAATGTCACCAAGCGGTGGTGGAGAGCCTCGCGGGACTGTGCGAAAGCTTTTGGACGAGAAGTTTGGATCCTTTGACAACTTTAAGAAGGAGTTTTCAAGTGTTCTCGTTGGCCATTTCGGTTCTGGTTGGGGCTGGCTCGTACTCAAATCTGATGGAACTCCCGAAGTCGTACAAACTCATGATGCCGGGAATCCACTACG ttatatttatgGAATATGTTGTAGTGATAATACTGGAACACCGTTATTAGCATGTGATGTATGGGAGCACGCTTATTACGTCGATTATAGAAACGACAGGGCATCATACGTTAATGGTACTCCTTGTTTTCATTCATTTCCTCAACGAATACTATGA
- a CDS encoding DnaJ-like molecular chaperone, putative (Tap821d03.p1c.cand.104 - score = 25.13;~SMART 2 transmembrane domains at aa 79-96 and 244-266; DnaJ (SM00271) at aa 127-184, E()=2.45e-22;~2 probable transmembrane helices predicted for TA16620 by TMHMM2.0 at aa 79-96 and 244-266) — translation MEANKDESIKCFKIAKTAFSRQDYQKALKFANKANNMFPSQEYQTFIDKCLKFTQNTPNDTPINSNDLPNNSKDPPRKFFTTIIIINYIIMNLYNWRLMYNFVENESSSRNATEEQESLCRMIVKSKNYYEILQVAKTDSVEKIKKSYKKLALKLHPDKNPSPLASEAFKKVSTAFQCLTNPRAREEYDLHGDEERFVNQQRYQQDFVTPEQLFEAFFGIHQHNNVFHFTTRRTGGNRNNTRRGGLTQFVPLLVLMIFMLMMNLFSRSPQLYQFEKSSKFGQMQSTSLNGVVYYVDSRTFERTYPKNTAQRIKIEFEVEYKYFEDKCNDSKRENQRQIYSYLSSFRNPPPELYETPKSCKVLNDLRHSYTKLLQKYEF, via the exons ATGGAAGCAAATAAAGATGAATCAATAAAATGCTTTAAAATAGCAAAAACGGCGTTCTCACGCCAAGATTACCAAAAG gCATTGAAATTCGCCAATAAAGCAAACAATATGTTCCCGTCACAAGAATATCAAACCTTCATAGATAAATGCCTTAAATTTACACAAAACACCCCAAATGATACACCTATCAATTCCAATGATTTGCCGAACAATTCTAAAGATCCACCGCgtaaattttttactacaataattattattaattatattattatgaatttgtataattgGAGGTTaatgtataattttgtagAGAATGAATCGAGTAGTCGTAACGCCACTGAGGAGCAGGAAAGTTTGTGCCGTATGATCGTAAAGTCAAAGAACTATTATGAAATACTGCAAGTGGCAAAAACTGATTCAGTcgagaaaataaaaaagagCTACAAAAAa TTAGCATTGAAATTACATCCGGATAAGAACCCGTCGCCCTTGGCTTCTGAGGCCTTTAAGAAGGTGTCAACAGCGTTTCAATGCCTGACGAACCCGAGGGCAAGGGAAGAATACGACCTCCACGGCGACGAGGAACGGTTTGTTAACCAGCAGCGGTACCAGCAAGATTTCGTTACACCTGAACAACTATTCGAAGCCTTTTTCGGAATTCATCAACACAACAACGTTTTTCATTTCACAACAAGACGCACTGGTGGCAATAGAAATAATACCAG AAGAGGTGGATTAACGCAATTTGTGCCATTGTTGGTATTGATGATATTCATGCTCATGATGAACCTCTTTTCCCGAAGTCCACAACTTTATCAGTTTGAGAAGAGTTCGAAGTTTGGACAAATGCAATCTACGAGTCTAAACGGAGTAGTATACTACGTAGATTCGCGAACCTTTGAGAGAACGTACCCAAAGAATACGGCTCAACGCATTAAAATTGAGTTTGAAGTCGAGTATAAGTATTTTGAAGACAAATGCAATGATAGCAAGCGAGAGAACCAGCGGCAGATTTACTCATATTTGTCTTCATTTAGAAACCCACCGCCAGAACTCTATGAAACACCCAAAAGCTGTAAAGTACTCAATGATCTCAGACACTCATACACAAAACTATTACAAAAATACGAATTTTAA
- a CDS encoding uncharacterized protein (Tap821d03.p1c.C.cand.9 - score = 8.72), translating to MYNIAENVRKGLSKKVIKNIKSIERLYKPPEKDFSPNSTLNSLYNIDSNNLINNYGLKSTEKSNITLISPNNGLTFEKNPISLVNNGTNQVIGTNLENNDVNKLLRNVYKSSSNGIYNDSLWHRYAQRLRVISSLLQPTDIVTVFYSFGKIRYKDIHLFNTLFPILIKNLQTISATVTLYSSIYLNSYNQLENVIGLSIIMNSMKKLEIRNYDILDLITNEVFFIHIITHINGVTNDKANIQDITLVANSLSFFNIYHIKFWNSLYKLILIRNNQIDPLQASLLISSVAKLDIRQLCGKCNRNVLMLRLLKRRLRPAIENNELSPELISLVLHSLTKLDFEAKHFYNSCYNSFHHFILQDKVDLQGIVLYLYTSVCILEPNLEMVERCLKILDKSRGSLKSYKILKLKYIIDHLQHKHQSIFYTFLRQFRRFTIFHQIHQRSKNQTGSHIYINYTNFNKMPRWSYEMSLLLKDCGVKHEKNIYFDYLRADIYIKDFNFVILCAGPYSHYTKSHQLNKFTQIHQSTLSLKGFNIGIIPYYEWNRLKTRDDKINYLNNFGQLSSLTLLN from the exons atgtataatattgCGGAAAATGTGAGAAAAGGTTTAAGTAAGAAGGTTATcaagaatattaaatcaattgaAAGGCTATATAAACCGCCTGAAAAAGATTTCTCCCCAAACTCGACTCTAAACTCCCTTTATAATATAGAttccaataatttaataaataattatggTTTAAAAAGTACagaaaaatcaaatattacACTTATTTCACCTAATAATGGTCTAACATTTGAAAAGAATCCTATAAGTTTGGTAAATAACGGAACAAATCAAGTTATCGGTacaaatttggaaaataatgATGTAAATAAGTTATTGAGGAATGTGTATAAATCGTCGAGTAatggaatatataatgatagTTTATGGCATAGATATGCCCAGAGGTTAAGGGTCATTTCCTCCCTTTTACAACCGACTGACATTGTAACtgtattttattcttttgGGAAAATTAG GTATAAAGATATTCACTTATTCAATACTCTCTTCCCAATCCTCATTAAAAATCTACAAACCATTTCTGCTACAG TTACTCTATATAGTTCAATATATCTGAATTCATATAACCAATTGGAAAATGTTATAGGATTatcaataataatgaatagTATGAAGAAATTAGAAATACGCAATTATGATATTCTCGATTTAATTACAAATGaggtattttttattcatattattacacATATTAATGGCGTAACA AACGATAAAGCGAATATACAAGATATAACACTGGTTGCGAATAGTTTATCattctttaatatttatcacATTAA GTTTTGGAACTCACTTTATAAACTAATCCTCATTAGAAACAATCAAATCGATCCTCTTCAAGCTTCCCTTCTCATTTCTTCTGTTGCTAAATTGGATATAAG GCAACTCTGTGGAAAATGTAATAGGAATGTATTGATGTTGAGATTATTAAAGAGGAGATTAAGGCCTGCAATTGAGAATAATGAGTTGTCACCAGAGCTCATTTCCTTAGTGTTACACTCACTCACGAAACTCGATTTTGAGGCCAAACACTTTTATAACTCTTGCTATAACTCTTTTCATCATTTCATACTACAG GATAAAGTTGATCTACAAGgaattgtattatatttatacacaTCAGTTTGCATATTAGAACCAAATCTAGAA atgGTAGAAAGATGTTTGAAGATACTGGATAAATCGAGAGGAAGTTTAAAAAGCTATAAAATCCTCaaactaaaatatataatcgACCACTTACAACATAAACACcaaagtattttttacacattcttACGTCAATTTAG AAGatttacaatttttcatcaaattcatCAAAGATCAAAAAATCAAACAGGTTCCCatatatacataaattataccaattttaac AAAATGCCTAGATGGTCGTATGAAATGAGTTTATTATTGAAAGATTGCGGAGTAAAACatgaaaaaaatatctattttgattatttgAGGGCagatatttatattaaggattttaattttgttattttatgCGCTGGTCCATACAGCCATTACACCAAATCACATCAATTGAACAAATTTACACAAATTCATCAATCAACACTTTCTCTAAAA GGGTTTAATATTGGGATAATACCATACTATGAATGGAATCGCTTAAAAACAAGggatgataaaattaattatttaaataacttTGGTCAATTGTCTTCTTTAACACTtttaaactaa
- a CDS encoding uncharacterized protein (Tap821d03.p1c.cand.105 - score = 24.41;~SMART pfam:DDHD (PF02862) at aa 190-435, E()=5.20e-09) — translation MEELNEKLEKLKSMLDLDFGVQKEDACDCILIAVHGIGTTENMLENDYKSLKHSLEVVRKHWFYNQKLKIHLCFINWKRYIVDAQNNDIVCRLFDNYCIDTMKGMRRVFNLAVMDIIFYQNPKFSDYLMNNIANDLNNEIARLRNHVSGQFKESKIAIIGYSMGSVLVYDLLSVNPCRLSNIEASKRPRLEHKIDLFFAIGSPLSAVLVNQNPQLMKLGLKLPEDIKYYNIFHPYDPIASRWEKLIYLNINVPKPVIVPYWYNNGLKNWYNLDQQFQVCHTGLFPNYYIIYCKSVIAENLTDFSNTITKGIYNLFGTNQNNSILDQNITNNSNKLKGKVPDERLNINKSESSMSDELASETVRDDDFFSDFEIDLSSTNALEKANSNNTLPKRYDYQVQEDVTEHFLNPLAILQSHISYWGSRDVSFFILSAIHPVKERVPLTTLLSFVESKAKALSFSTDNEDLKKEFLKVSEQAKKLLEQINREVCIRN, via the exons ATGGAAGAATTGAATGAGAAGTTGGAGAAGTTGAAATCTATGTTAGATTTGGATTTTGGTGTTCAGAAGGAAGATGCCTGTGACTGTATTTTGATAGCAGTCCACGGGATCGGAACCACTGAAAATATGCTTGAAAATGACTATAAAAGCCTAAAACATAGCCTCGAAGTTGTTAGAAAACATTGGTTCTATAATcaaaaacttaaaattCATCTTTGCTTTATTAATTGGAAAAGATATATCGTTGATGCACAAAATAA TGATATTGTTTGTAgattatttgataattattgtatTGATACGATGAAGGGTATGAGAAGAGTGTTTAACCTGGCAGTAATGGACATAATTTTCTACCAAAACCCCAAATTCTCAGATTATCTCATGAACAACATCGCTAAcgatttaaataatgaaatcGCCAGACTACGCAAT CATGTGTCTGGACAGTTTAAAGAATCGAAAATTGCCATAATTGGTTATTCTATGGGTTCAGTTTTGGTCTATGATCTCTTAAGCGTTAATCCATGCAGACTT TCAAATATTGAAGCATCAAAGAGGCCAAGGTTAGAACATAAAATTGATCTTTTTTTTGCTATTGGAAGCCCATTGTCAGCTGTTCTGGTTAATCAAAATCCTCaa TTAATGAAATTGGGATTGAAGTTACCGGAAGATATAaagtattataatatttttcaccCATATGACCCGATAGCTTCACGATGGGAAAAACTAATTTATCTAAACATTAATGTTCCGAAACCAGTTATTGTACCTTATTGGTATAATAATGgtttaaaaaattggtATAATCTTGATCAACAATTTCAGGTTTGTCACACAGGTTTATTCCCCAACTACTAtattata TATTGTAAATCGGTGATTGCTGAGAATTTGACTGATTTTTCAAACACAATCACTAAAGGAATTTATAACCTCTTTGGAACAAACCAAAATAATAGCATTCTAGATCAAAATATCACCAATAATTCCAATA AATTGAAGGGAAAGGTTCCAGATGAAAggttaaatattaataagtCTGAATCCTCAATGTCTGATGAATTGGCTTCTGAAACTGTTAGAGATGATGACTTTTTCAGTGATTTCGAAATCGATTTATCCTCTACTAACGCCTTAGAAAAGGCTAATAGTAATAACACTTTACCTAAAAGATATGATTATCAG GTACAAGAAGATGTAACGGAACATTTTTTGAACCCTCTAGCAATATTACAATCACATATCAGTTATTGGGGTTCACGTGATGTTTCCTTTTTCATCCTCAGTGCCATACATCCAGTGAAGGAACGAGTGCCTCTTACAACTCTACTCTCATTCGTTGAGTCCAAAGCAAAGGCGCTTTCTTTTTCCACAGATAATGAAGATTTGAAAAAGGAATTTTTAAAGGTTTCGGAACAAGCTAAAAAATTACTAGAACAAATAAACAGAGAGGTTTGTATCAGGAACTAG
- a CDS encoding uncharacterized protein (Tap821d03.p1c.C.cand.6 - score = 19.79) — translation MLKLLNFLDHKLIHNNFNFNILRVNFNNLRINNFSTNVFNEKTVDFKNLPFNEKFVNNLKSLGINNLKLFQYYTFKLLTDKLTFLPTNTPINKEETLKIVLYNDLNSGKTIGTLLPFLYSFTTTHSNSNKTGLNNNLVKKLLIVCNNNEVKKLINFIISVNPSLNIVQLTGYNNNNGVKGDIILVSDKVFMKIYETIYRLNDIEFVLFTNFTETINCINIDKVVKALSDSNVICLINSLDNFKTFSNKFYNFSLYNFVQGTRERLIGDKRTDLLKLEIDLNKSIPITTNTTNNGNKVVKSGVVETCLCKVLKNSNKIAVIRNLIYCNYDLPTFLPVNMLQKFTSVKFRNSCVIFTNRKNLNKMAEIEPFKSLSVQLQTCINSYEKAEKINLLNSLTKPILLTSQLLHLRSQLLNNSSWAKNVNLVIFHTFPKEEFYKHLLENLSNNGKIIILYSKKEYSKLVEMVKSSTKNVKVQIIPSNQFISNHNFKILNKLITNVINEKKEELVPYLKKSEELIKKYDNSIINYSVDLLLNDNVSNFKN, via the exons ATGTTGAAATTACTTAATTTCCTTGatcataaattaatacacaACAACTTCaactttaatattttgagagttaattttaataatttgagaattaataatttcagtACAAATGTGTTTAATGAGAAAACTGTTGATTTTAAGAATTTACCTTTTAATGagaaatttgtaaataatttaaaatctttgggaattaataatttaaaactttTTCAATATTACACTTTTAAACTTTTGACAGATAAACTTACCTTTTTACCAACTAACACCCCAATCAATAAAGAAGAAACGTTAAAAATagtattatataatgatttaaatagtGGCAAGACGATCGGTACTTTATTACCATTTTTATACAGTTTTACTACAACACACTCAAACTCAAATAAAACTGgtctaaataataatttggtgaaaaaattgttaatagtttgtaataataatgaagtaaaaaaattaataaatttcataattagTGTTAATCCAAGTCTCAACATAGTTCAATTAACTGGttacaataataataatggaGTTAAAGGTGATATTATATTAGTGTCGGATAAGgtttttatgaaaatttatgaGACCATTTATAGGTTAAATGACATTGAATTTGTTCTctttactaattttacGGAAACAATTAACTGTATCAACATTGATAAAGTTGTAAAAGCATTAAGTGACTCTAATGTTATCTGTTTAATCAACTCACTTGATAATTTCAAAACTTTTTCTAACAAGTTTTATAACTTTTCACTATACAATTTTGTTCAAG gaACTAGGGAAAGATTAATTGGTGACAAAAGAACAGACTTGTTAAAATTGGAAATCGATTTAAACAAGTCAATACCAATCACTACTAACACTACTAACAATGGTAATAAAGTGGTAAAAAGCGGTGTGGTAGAAACCTGTTTGTGTAAAGTTTTGAAGAATAGTAACAAAATTGCTGTGATTAggaatttaatttattgtaatTATGATTTGCCGACGTTTTTACCAGTAAATATGTTACAGAAATTTACATCAGTAAAATTTAGGAACAGCTGTGTAATCTTTACAAATAGGAAAAATTTGAACAAAATGGCTGAAATTGAACCATTCAAATCGCTATCAGTACAATTACAAACGTGCATAAATTCATACGAAAAAgctgaaaaaataaatttactaaattcACTCACCAAACCAATACTTTTGACCAGTCAACTACTACATTTAAGAAGTCAATTACTGAACAACAGTTCATGGGcaaaaaatgttaatttggTGATATTTCACACCTTTCCAAAGgaagaattttataaacatttaCTCGAAAACTTAAGTAATAACggtaaaataataatattatacagtAAAAAGGAATATAGCAAGCTTGTCGAAATGGTTAAAAGTTCAACAAAAAATGTTAAAGTGCAGATAATTCCAtcaaatcaatttatatcgaatcataattttaaaattttgaataaaCTAATAACTAATGTAATAAATGAGAAGAAAGAAGAGTTGGTACCgtatttgaaaaaatcggaagaattaattaaaaaatatgataattCGATAATTAACTACTCAGTcgatttattattaaatgataatgtaagtaattttaaaaattaa